The following coding sequences lie in one Alosa alosa isolate M-15738 ecotype Scorff River chromosome 21, AALO_Geno_1.1, whole genome shotgun sequence genomic window:
- the LOC125286767 gene encoding uncharacterized protein LOC125286767, protein MASKRLTIIVLACALCYLEPDFTGWIVSTPLAPPKQWASTPGISPNPFSALTQFALQLMVKQEQDAHKRVKLTPVRPTDAEPCSKEHTLLKKGPCMVVEDLLLEREHRENLLHFTGKMDEVFKRSRVSQTRANSQSPEVKRAGAVALRATAVREAVQRVETETRRPGAIVWVISFHRVCLLVTMGLLARITIRILLQNTNAPEECKSEGQKGSNLPGPCPITVLQNRAGPHKVTTRRKRRGVRSCKGC, encoded by the exons ATGGCTTCGAAACGCCTCACCATCATTGTGTTGGCGTGTGCCCTGTGCTACCTTGAACCAGATTTCACTGGTTGGATTGTTTCAACACCCCTAGCACCGCCCAAGCAGTGGGCCAGTACTCCCGGCATTTCACCGAATCCCTTCAGTGCTCTGACTCAGTTCGCCCTGCAGCTGATGGTCAAACAGGAACAGGATGCTCATAAGAGAGTCAAGTTAACCCCAGTTAGACCCACAGATGCTGAGCCCTGCTCCAAGGAGCACACACTCCTCAAGAAAGGACCATGCATGGTGGTGGAGGACCTGCTGttagagagagaacacagagaaaACCTCCTGCATTTCACAGGGAAAATGGATGAAGTGTTTAAGAGAAGCAGAGTCAGCCAGACCAGAGCTAACAGCCAGAGTCCTGAGGTGAAGAGAGCAGGGGCAGTGGCTCTCCGAGCGACAGCGGTGAGAGAAGCTGTCCAAAGAGTGGAGACAGAGACAAGGAGACCTGGTGCCATTGTATGGGTGATCTCCTTTCACCGCGTCTGTCTGCTGGTCACCATGGGCCTCTTGGCCAGGATCACCATCCGGATACTTCTGCAG AACACAAATGCGCCAGAGGAGTGCAAGTCTGAGGGACAGAAAGGGTCGAATCTGCCTGGCCCCTGCCCCATCACTGTGCTCCAGAACAGAGCTGGTCCTCACAAAGTCACCACcaggagaaaaaggagagggGTGCGGAGCTGCAAAGGCTGCTAA
- the lect2.1 gene encoding leukocyte cell derived chemotaxin 2, tandem duplicate 1 isoform X2 — translation MKVAIVLAVLVSTVLSTDQLFGHQEGPSHERSLVKFGPLCSGNPTNQKRGCDKNWGCGDYGAKRTHGPHKGLDIQCNDGATVYAPFDVKLNGKAAPYRSPTALQKLINDGVNLSGGGLCFKLFYVKPDKYRGSLRKGDRIGTLHPMQRVYPGMTSHTHVQMCDRSDPTKYF, via the exons ATGAAGGTGGCCATTGTTTTGGCTGTCCTGGTGTCCACTG TGCTCAGCACTGACCAGCTCTTTGGACATCAGGAGGGGCCCAGTCATG AGCGTTCGCTGGTGAAATTTGGCCCCCTTTGCAGTGGAAACCCAACAAACCAAAAGAGAGGCTGTGATAAAAACTGGGGGTGTGGAGATTATGGTGCAAAACG AACACATGGGCCACACAAGGGCCTTGATATTCAGTGCAATGATGGGGCTACAGTGTATGCACCGTTCGATGTGAAGCTGAATGGCAAAGCTGCTCCATATCGCAGCCCAACCGCTCTCCAGAAGCTCATCAATGACGGCGTAAATCTAAGTGGCGGAG GTCTGTGCTTCAAGCTATTCTACGTGAAGCCTGACAAGTACAGGGGTTCGCTAAGGAAGGGCGACCGTATCGGGACACTGCACCCAATGCAGAGGGTGTACCCCGGGATGACCTCCCACACCCACGTCCAGATGTGTGACCGCTCTGACCCCACCAAGTATTTCTAA
- the lect2.1 gene encoding leukocyte cell derived chemotaxin 2, tandem duplicate 1 isoform X1 — protein MKVAIVLAVLVTTVLSTDQLFGHQEGPSHERSLVKFGPLCSGNPTNQKRGCDKNWGCGDYGAKRTHGPHKGLDIQCNDGATVYAPFDVKLNGKAAPYRSPTALQKLINDGVNLSGGGLCFKLFYVKPDKYRGSLRKGDRIGTLHPMQRVYPGMTSHTHVQMCDRSDPTKYF, from the exons ATGAAGGTGGCCATTGTTTTGGCTGTCCTGGTGACAACTG TGCTCAGCACTGACCAGCTCTTTGGACATCAGGAGGGGCCCAGTCATG AGCGTTCGCTGGTGAAATTTGGCCCCCTTTGCAGTGGAAACCCAACAAACCAAAAGAGAGGCTGTGATAAAAACTGGGGGTGTGGAGATTATGGTGCAAAACG AACACATGGGCCACACAAGGGCCTTGATATTCAGTGCAATGATGGGGCTACAGTGTATGCACCGTTCGATGTGAAGCTGAATGGCAAAGCTGCTCCATATCGCAGCCCAACCGCTCTCCAGAAGCTCATCAATGACGGCGTAAATCTAAGTGGCGGAG GTCTGTGCTTCAAGCTATTCTACGTGAAGCCTGACAAGTACAGGGGTTCGCTAAGGAAGGGCGACCGTATCGGGACACTGCACCCAATGCAGAGGGTGTACCCCGGGATGACCTCCCACACCCACGTCCAGATGTGTGACCGCTCTGACCCCACCAAGTATTTCTAA